The sequence below is a genomic window from Pygocentrus nattereri isolate fPygNat1 chromosome 16, fPygNat1.pri, whole genome shotgun sequence.
GGCTCTGCAAATTTCAGCTAAAACTGATCGTGTGAACGGCTTGTAATATTTAATACCAGTGAAATAAAACTCGAGTGTAGAACAAGCACATATGAGACATGCAAAACTACCTTTAGCACTGTTTTTACAGGGCTTATGtttcctatttgccagcttctctctcaaatttttttttccactccaccttaaatggtgcagcagtaagcttccattatttgttagtaacattagccttgtagctctagtgTAATAAAAATCTAAAGAAGTGTGTCTTGGCTGTTGAAAAGAAATAATTGTGTATCTTTGATCTTTCGCTCAATCATTGATTTAATctacaatacatttaaaatcagAAAAAGTCTTCTGCCTCCCTCCTGCTTCACCTGGTAGAGCACAGTCCAGAAACTCTAGCTGATCAATGGCTAtgtctcctctcctcccctcttGGCGTTGAGAGTGAAGCTGTATATAGAAGGGGGCGGGGATGCGACCCAGGAAGATGGTGTCCTCTCTCCATGCACGAACACTTATGTTCTCTGGTCTCCACACCAGTGCATTCTGCTCATCAGGCTGCCACACTGACCCCCAGAGAGAGCTGTTTCCTAGGCCTGTGTAACCTGGGACAGACATATTATAAAGGATGGACAACTTGTAGAGAATGTATGTCATGGTGAACTGAGGCTATTTTGGCAGCTTATTTTGGCCCAACACTTTACCAAGGCACTTTATGTTGATTTTTCCTGAGACAGTATGAAAACAAAACCCATATGTACCACTGGACAGTGGAATTATACTCATAATTCAATTTTTCCATAATCTAGTGTCCACACAAGCGCCTGCTAGTGTGAATAGTTCACTTACACTACATCAGTAGTGAGAACAGTGCTAAAACGTTTACGTATGCATGTACCTGAGTCCCATATAAAGTAGCGGAGGCGGAGGCGACAGGTGGGAGCGGACTGGCTAATCAAGGGAGACATCAAGATAGCGGTGCTGGGAAGACCTGTCATCACTGCAGTCACTGCCATGAACCAGCCTACAAGACAACAAGCACATGAGTATAAAACAATCGTGCTTCAGTACAGCAGGAATTTCTTTTGCAGCTACAAAGCTATTTTAAAGGGGCCCTATTTGTTTCGCGCATAAAACCACACTAACttacaagtcatttttttctctttgtctttcaaacagggttgttttgtttctgtgacTTTGgtttgcttgaaacctacacgaaactaaactgcacttgtgttgcataatgtaaagcatcctgcaactcacttgaaactcagctgcaacagtTGCAAGAAACAGTCAATCAAAATGCCGATAATGCATCACATGACCATATCAAACAACATCACTTCAAAGTATTGATTtcacagacaaaaacagaggATGGTTGAAACAGAAGATGGTTTACTGGATGACTGAAAACAAGATCCTCTTGACTGACTTCATGTAGGGTTGGTAGTTTTTCAATTTAGTTATCTGTGccacaacaacaaacaagaaTTTCTCAGATTTAACTATCCAGTCTCAAATAAAACTATCAGATTTAACTATCCAGCTAATGGTAACAGCTGTTCAAACAGCTGCCTGTACCACCACTTATTCTTCTTTAGCTATTCTGATCTATGTGGTTAGATTAATTATATTCTCCCCTTGTAATCCAATTCTGTAATCCAAATGATAAAAGACATTACAGATGAGGAGACAAAGATGTGGCTCTCGATGAACTAGCAGTGCTTCTGGACAGGATGAGTGAGGCATCAATACAGCCGCTAATTAAACATGAATTTTCAAAGGCTTAACATACACAGAAAAGATTCTGTAAAATATACAGTGAAGTCAAATAAAACACTGTCAAGTTGCACAGAAATTATGTTGCCTGTAACACAACATGAAACTAGGTGCATGAAAGCTTTATTGTAAGACTCATATACGTGAACAACCTGATTGGTTTTGAtcagctgctgtgctgtgtaaaTGGTATGAAAAGTGGTATAAACTGTTTTGTTTGGACTGAAATGATCCAAGTCGGAAATTACAAACTTCAGACTTTCAGATGTATAGATCCCTTACAAGGCTGAAATTACCCACTGCTTCATCTAGAAGCAGCGCATATTTTAATTGCTTCCTTTCCAGTAACTCTCCCACAGACTGCCTGCAGTAACAACATTCCTCATCACTTATATGGCCAGACAAATGTAAAGTGTTAATGGTTTTCACTTCATAAACATACTGTTttggcagcttagtttccatacatgAACAGGAGAGTGTAGCTGtattataattttattcatACTATTATTTTATGATAAGGCCCCTTTCACCATTTATTAATTCAATATTATTTCCCAACTCCCTAAAACaccttcattttaaataatataagcTCCAGaaaaagcaaatgaacagtaaataaAGCGCTGGGTGGCAGATATATGTACCCGTAGAGGTGCCAATGGTGTAGTCTGAGGAGGGTCCACTGTCGGGCACAGGGTGTCCCCTTTGACGCCTCTCCCACACATAGCCTCCATCTGACGACCTGTCTGTCCAGCCACACATGCCAGCATCctcaaaatcacacacaaaatctCTCCCCCGATAACCTGTTACAACCCAGCAGAGCATAAacaacagaggaagagagtgttTAGAATTTAGGAGTCACGGCGTCTCAGCTCGGTTTGTTTTGGATAATATAAGATGTATCTGTATCTCACCACAATCCTGCTCATCACTGCAGTCTGTACAGTCACACACAAAGTCACATCTCGGCCCAACACACGCTCTGCTCTCCTGAGTAACTGCTACAAATGAAGGAATTCATGCATAAATACAGTCATTAGCAAAAGTTTTAGCGCCATGTTTTTCTATGTGAAAGAAGTTAACACACCTTCTACACTGAacgcacttctgcacattttaatacacagttgctgtttatttgctgaatctaTTATACTGGGGAAAGAataagacataaaatgtggcctgtgcaaaaattatgacacattttatgtatAATGCCCGCCCCCGAGTACATTAAACTCAAGAATAATACAAATTCTGCACTAAATATTTGCTTACTACTGAGAAATGTTCATTAGGAGCGCTCCTCAGCTTTTCTTCTATTTAGCAGGCTTGTGTTTTTGGCCTAAGTTAAAGCTAACTGGGAAATCCTGCTTTCTGAAAAACACCCagtctattattatttttatttattttattttattcaaatgtacattacaactcactctctctatacatataaacatacacatCAACATTCCTGTAATTTTTACATTAGTTCATTAATGAAAGTGTTTTAGAAAACATTGTTTCTTTCATGCTCATTTTCTGCTAGTCATTTTCCAAAGCAATCACAACCACTCAGTGAGAACATTAGTAGAGGCTCACTGCATTGTCCACTTATCAGTTTGTTATCTGTTATATCTAAGACATCCAAGATGATTTAAGATGTCTTATCTGCGTTTATTACTGTTAGGGCCCTTTAGGTCATATTCTTGCTTGATTTTGCTGTGCagtttcagttctacagtgtctttcttctaaaaaaaaaaaccccataatatatatttttaaagagagAATAAATTAGATGGTCTTTCTATAATTGTGGGCACCTTTCACGTTCATGAGGAATatctttaatgtatttttatcaaCACTCACTTGTCATTTGTATTAATACATGATCACGTATATTTAAGTTGAACAGCAGATGACGAGGCAAAGAGAGGACATGTTTCCTTCCTTACCTGTGTTACCTGTACAGACTGATACAGATGGCACTGTTCATATTTTGGAAGCCTGTAATTAGGTAGCAAGTGATTTCTTTGGAGCTGTATGTCCATATACATAAATTCATCTTAACATCTCAACATTTCAATAATGGCAGTGGAGTAATTGACACTAGTGTAGATCATGTGATAAGACTAAAGGCTAATTAGGTAATAAGTTGTAATTAACTGTAATTGTAAATAGTttaattatgaaattaaattttTGCACAAAAATTCCACTGGGAGCacttattatacattatatttgagaaaattacaaaaataatttaGATTTAAGGAAACGCTAATTTGTTTGTCAtttcttgttattttatatCGTCTTATTTTTGTACAAAATTAacctttgtgtggtgttgatgtgttactcagtggtctgatggacccaccacattattatatttctttaatcaatacagccataacaatttatgcaaaaataccagatgtttaaaatatcacaagtagCCAGTCAACACTCCATCGTCACACACAGGCCCcacgtatcgctgctgtcggagcaaaaccttgtatcttcaaaatggtaactttacaggagaaggaaaaaacctacattactttcaatgtaagtcaatggcaccacaattttttccaagtcaatttTGGACATTTATTTTGATCCATCCTtcaggaaatttacacacaatataaaggccaacatgcactttcaaattatatcaaaaactgaaaattgacaaaatggagatataagttTTTATTCCGACAACAGCGGCATACaaacccagacacacacactaacagcaggccatgtaggaggagagagtgaagggacacagtACCTCCACACTTTCCTTCCCcacgggttcagcccaacaccacacatgtaatataaatgtgtgtgggggggggggggggggggacagtgtgaagtcactgaaaatgtgttattctatatgttcttcaaagaaaatgagcaaagaccaaggaatctggggttgaaataattataaatcacatttttttcttttggtaaacactgaaaatatgtcCCACAGACTCCAACACCACACAGAGGTTTAGCTAATaagaattaaaattaaatattgatgTAAACACATCAACAATACTCCTTACAGAAATTAAACATGCCCACAGGTCATCTCACAATTACTGAAAGGTCCCTACTGAATTCCCTTTAGGGAAAGactatatttctttatttctgcatGAGAAGCAGCCTATTAGGCTTTTAAAGGCTTCCAGTCAGGCTGCTTCAAAGTTCACGTCACAGTTATTAACAACTGGAAAAAAGCTCCAGTCAAAGTTCTCTGATAAAAGAACAGCAGATATCAGTGGTGCTTAGACAGACAAGGTCAACAGTGAAGTGCTACATCGCAAGATTTATATTTAAGAGTTCAGCTCTCACTTGAAAgctttaatgaaaataatataaatgccTTTTGTATTTATAACTCATTAAGTCAGTTTCCTATTGAGGAATTAAatctagtcttggactaaactgcaATGCTAATAGTGATTACCCACTAAAAAACCTTTTTAGATTTGACCTAATCTGGCACTGTACTCAAGTAACGGACACTTAGAAAATACCTTTAGATCTTAAACATTACTTCACtatctaaaaaaaatccaacaatgTTAGTCCTCTTAAACAGGATTtctaaaaaagcaaacatagACTGCTAAAGAGCCCCACTTGGAATACTAGCTTTCTCACCTTGTTGGACCACCAGCAGCAGAGCCAGTAGCTGAATGGAGTGGCCCTTCATCATGTAGGCAGCGTGTCTGCTCTGCAGGCCACATTCACCTGCTCTTCCAGCTTCTCCACACAGATAAGACCTGGACTTGATACCcttacacacacagctgcattGGCTCTCCTGCTATAAAACTGCTATAAATCTCCAACTAAAAAACGCTAATGACCCCTCACTGCCTGAGCAATGTGCAGTGACTTACAGAGTAACTATCAGCGCCAATAGCAACAATGTAAATCACTACCAAGGCAAGATGTTCTCTGTAAGTAGAGGAAAGGCATTTGGACTGAGGCAGGATGACGCAgtcatgaggaaggcaaaattAATCGGTTTATTGAAAAGTAAATGCAAAATATATTCTACTGCACTTTGATTTGAATAAATTCAAAATATGAATGGGTCGTCTACTGAAATAACTGCATTAAAGTATTAAATTCCTTGGCGAACATCAATTTCTGCCGTTACTGACTCAGACGTAAACATAAGACGTAATATGGTATGATGAACGTGATAAGACTTCCTGCTGAAACTGCTGACAGAACGGACATAAGCCATCAAATTCATTTAGCAACTCAATGAAGTTTATAACTTCTGGACCATTTAAAATTCTTGGAAGTAATAAACTCATGCTTCAGCACTAGTTAATTGACCATGTGTATTAGCTAGTGGGATCATCTGACCCCATTAGTTTCTGccttatttatttcaaaattggAAATGAATAACAGTGTTAAAGGGTTATTCCTCTGATTGTGAAtgatttcagcataattaaatcattaagatgtaaacaaagtcattcagagtgatttggtgtgaaatgctccattttagagaaacctaCACAGTCAGATTTGTTCGCAGTgcttgtgataggaaccagacgtctgaacagaactgaacacGTGTAGGttaactggtcattttggatagtaaattaaatggaTGTATTTGTGTTGCCACAACCATCAGCTCCTATTACCATCACTGTAACTTAGTAAGACAAAGTGTTTCTCCAActcatcatttcacatcaaacctctctgaatggctGTTTACATGTCAGAGACTGACTTATGAAGACATTTGGAAATGTATGGAAACCCGCTGGACATGCATAAATAAGATCAGAGTGTTTGGACTAACTTCAAATGTCAGTGGCGCAATTTAGTGAAAATCCCTTTGAATCTAAATTTAGGCCTAATTTAGGTCCAGGAATATGGTTTATTCTCAATGACTTAACATCAagtacagcaaaaataaatagctTATCAATTCATCCTAAAAAaattcatgtggtaacaagtaacaaCAAGATTTATTCAACTTGCATAAATATCTGAATGACTTTCAATCAAAGCAATTTTTTGAGctgaatcatttaaaatgttcaatttcttgttactacatgaagtatTGTTTGGGTGAACTGACCATTTCAATGAGTGCAAATAATGTACAAAATCAGTAAAATGAATTCAGCTGCTGTAGATCCAAGCCATGTTTCAGTACGTGGATGATGGTGAGTACTTTTCTGCTCCTTTTTATGCTGAGAACAGCTGTTTCTGTATCAGCTCAGCACAAGAGGTCCTTGGACTGACTAGGATGATAGATGACTTGGCCAGCCAATCAGTAGCCCTCATTTGCCCAAGTAATCTCATAGTCTGGGTACCGCACCTTCAATTTTTCTGTAGAAACTGCGTGATTTGCTCTCCCAAAGCcctgaaaacagagaaaacaatcaGATCATCTAATTTTAGTGGCCCTTCCATAAAGCCATACCACTACAGACTGTATAAAACTGGAATTCCCAGCATTGTAGTGACAGTTTAGGAGTGTCACTCACCATGGAGTAGCCATAaacatggatttttttctctgcaCTGTCATGTTTGATCCTTCCACCTCCTACACATTCACAGTCCACCCCACCGGCTCTCTCCAGATCCCCAGAAACCTTATCATAGATATCAGCTAAAGAGGACACAGAGGAATGCAATACGTTATGCAGCTACAAACTGTAGCCAATAGAGCTGGATACAAGTAATAATATAACCAAAATAAAGGCACAAATAAGCATATAATAATAGAATGCCACAAGCTATCTGGAACTTGGCCTTGTACTAGATACTATTTCTGATTACAGCCTGAGCGATATAGGATTTTTAAGACTGATGTTTATTCTGGTATTTGATGCTTTAAAAATCCTATATATTGGCAGATATTCTTTTTGTTTCCATAACATAAAAGTAACAAAGATTTTTCCCAAACATTTATTGTGTCATTTAAGAGCCCTCATCAAGATTACCTATGACATGACGCAGTTTAAAGATAATCTCGCAACTTTGGGATttcacactgcagtgctgtgaacaCAAATAGACATGTCACATTActgtttcaagaatttaacgACGAACAGGATTAACCATCTGCCGTGTTAAGGCTATTACGCACGAACGCGATGCGAGAAAAATGAcaagaatttaaaatgtgcaaaaaaaaaaaccctaaaaactCTCAGTACAAGTTTTTTGGGAAATTTCGCCAAATTGTTCATGCTGCAAAAGCAGGCACAGCTGACATGAATGTTGCCAGGCTTACTTAGGCTGAGAGGAGATGCAATGcggttatttttattattatcgaCGGAATTTTCACAGATCAAAcgtaaaagtcattcagagacaTTTGGTGCGAAATGCTTCATTCAACAGGATCTTACAGAGCCAGAATTGCTCGCAGTggtgggaaccagacgtctgaagcaatcaatattaaaagttaattgatactttttttaatcccacaaacggggaaattccacctctgcatttaacccatccgtgaagtgaaacaccacatacacactattgaatagacacacacactagcgggcagtgagcacacttgcccggagcggtgggcagccctatccacggcgcccggggaacaattgggggttaggtgtcttgctcaaggacacctcagtcacggaccGTTGGCGCTGGGGCAAatatcgaaccggcaaccttctggtcatggggccagttccccaacctccaggtCACgactgccaaaaaaaaaagctccttCTCAGAAagttacattaaatggttacgAACAAACTACCAGATTCTAGAAACACTTTCACGACAGCTTTGAggtcagattaaaaaaatattaattcatGCCAGAGAGCCACACACAGAGAGCTGTACGATAAAACAGCCCCCAAAAACTCTGAAGACCCATGTAGATTCACTTCATGATTCGGATAGTAAATATCAACATATCTATCTACGCTGCAGACACTGCGTGTTTCACACCGCAGGATTTCTGACTTTGCCAGATCACCTAGGCCCAAGCTGAAAGTTGTCCCAACAGGAATATCCCTCTGCTCTTTTCCTATTGGACAGACTTGACTTTAGGCTTAAGATACCATGTAAACTGATTAACCCTGCTTAAGAAACGCCCCCAGGttccgatcaccaccactgtaaagaagtacAACTCTCTCTACacagaggtgtcaaatccaggttcagaaagtaaaaatccttcccaggattttgttccaacaggctggacagctctgctggtggtggtatcatctaactagagaagccagcctgttggaacaaaatcctgggaaggacttttactttctggacctgaatttgacacctctgcctacaatgaaccatttcacatcacaacCCACCACCTTTAAAGACCCTGTTTACATTTTCACCACAGAAGTTGTGAAATGGAAAATCT
It includes:
- the phpt1 gene encoding 14 kDa phosphohistidine phosphatase isoform X1, with the translated sequence MRVLDAACVPRLSPTNEVSVKRNGDFPFHNFCGENHCSVKSQSCEIIFKLRHVIADIYDKVSGDLERAGGVDCECVGGGRIKHDSAEKKIHVYGYSMGFGRANHAVSTEKLKVRYPDYEITWANEGY
- the phpt1 gene encoding 14 kDa phosphohistidine phosphatase isoform X2 — translated: MAAERLAEIPEADIDPNGVFKYVLIRVHSKEDESYVDIVRGYSWAEYHADIYDKVSGDLERAGGVDCECVGGGRIKHDSAEKKIHVYGYSMGFGRANHAVSTEKLKVRYPDYEITWANEGY